The window GATGCCGGGGCACGCGAGGTGACGGTTTTCGACCACACCTGCGACGACTGGCGCAAATGTTACGCCAGCAGCGGAATCGAGGAGGCTGCCAAAGCTGCCGGTGCAAAGGTTCTTCCAGCCCATCAGGAATCCTACTACCGGAGCGTCTCCTTGCCTAAAGGCAGAAGCCTGAAGGAGACCAAGATCCATCAGGCCATTCTCGATGCCGACAAGTGGATCAACGTGCCTATCCTCAAGAATCATGGCGGGGCCCAATTGACTATCTCGATGAAGAACTACATGGGCATCGTATGGGACAGGGGGTTCTTCCATGCCAACGACCTGCAACAGTGTATCGCCGACGTATGTACCTATGCAAAACGGCCCGTCCTGAACGTAGTAGATGCCTACCGGTTGATGAAAACCAGCGGACCGAGAGGAAAATCTGAAGCCGACGTGGTATTGTCGAAGGCACTCTTCATCTCGCAGGACATTGTAGCGGTTGATACTGCTGCCGCCAACTTCTTTAACCAGGTCAGGGAGATGCCGCTGGAAAAGGTAGGCCACCTGGCAAAAGGCGAGGAGCTGGGCATCGGCACGATGAAACTCGATAAATTGAACATCCGAAGGGTAAAAATCTGAAAATCTGACAGGTCATGTTGAGAAAAATCCGGATAACCCTCTCCATTGTTCTTTTTTCGTTAATAACATTTTACTTCCTGGACTTTGCAGAGCTGCTGCCCCCGGGCTTTAGCCTGTTGGCCGATATCCAGTTCGTTCCGGCACTGTTGGCGCTCAATGTGGTGGTGCTTGTCGCCCTGGTGGCAGCGACCCTTCTTCTGGGCAGGGTCTACTGCTCTGCCATCTGCCCGATGGGGATCTTTCAGGATATCGTAGCCTGGTTTTCCAAAAAGCTGAAGAGGCGAAAGAGGTACACCCACAGCAAGGCAAAGGGGCTTCTCAGGTGGAGCATCCTGGGAGCTACCGTTATCGCCTTTTTGTGCGGCTTCACTTTTCTGTTGGGATTGCTGGATCCTTACGGTGCTTACGGGCGGTTTGTCACCCACCTGTTCCGACCGCTATACCTGGCCGGGAACAATTTGTTGGAAACGATATTCATTTCGTTCAACAACTACAGCCTTTATCGG of the Petrimonas mucosa genome contains:
- a CDS encoding DUF362 domain-containing protein, giving the protein MDRRKFLKAVALTGAAATTIKEADAMSLLTQSFQTASATRYDLVAVMGGEPEVMFRKAIAELGGIQNFISKGDKICIKPNIGWDKTPEMAANTNPKLVTEIIRQCFDAGAREVTVFDHTCDDWRKCYASSGIEEAAKAAGAKVLPAHQESYYRSVSLPKGRSLKETKIHQAILDADKWINVPILKNHGGAQLTISMKNYMGIVWDRGFFHANDLQQCIADVCTYAKRPVLNVVDAYRLMKTSGPRGKSEADVVLSKALFISQDIVAVDTAAANFFNQVREMPLEKVGHLAKGEELGIGTMKLDKLNIRRVKI